The following coding sequences are from one Canis lupus dingo isolate Sandy chromosome 21, ASM325472v2, whole genome shotgun sequence window:
- the MAP6 gene encoding microtubule-associated protein 6 isoform X5, which yields MAHETSYSAQFKGEANKPTPADNKVIDRRRIRSLYSEPFKEPPKVEKPSVQSSKPKKTSATHKPPRKAKDKQVVSGRASKKKSAEGPSATQPDDKEQSKEMNNKLAEAKESQIEPTSESSKNRGPIATEPDKDQSPVGPGPLKDQGPVIQERPKDQGPMAPEPLKGQAPVVSGPPKDLGPMVPTPVKDQDHGAPEPLKNEGSVASGPVKDQASLVPVPPRNQSPMVPAAVKDKGPMVPEPSKDQGPMVSAPVKDQGPMVSAPVKDQGPMISAPVKDQGPMVSEHLKDQNAAVTAAVKNEGLVLSEPVKNQDLVIPEPVKDQGGAVPEILKDHESVAVAHVKNQGPVVPVLAKDQGPVVPEPPKNQDSVVPEPVKNQVPITPVPLKDQDLLVSPPAKDQGPVVPEPLKTQGPKGPQLPTVSPPPPVMIPTVPHAEYIESSP from the exons ATGGCTCATGAGACCAGCTACAGTGCCCAGTTCAAAGGGGAAGCCAATAAGCCGACACCAGCCGACAATAAGGTCATCGATCGCAGAAGAATACGCAGCCTCTACAGCGAACCTTTCAAGGAACCCCCAAAG GTGGAAAAACCTAGCGTTCAGAGTTCCAAACCAAAAAAGACCTCAGCGACCCATAAGCCCCCGAGGAAGGCCAAAGACAAGCAGGTGGTGTCGGGCCGGGCCTCCAAGAAAAAGAGCGCAGAGGGCCCCAGCGCCACCCAACCCGACGACAAGGAGCAAAGTAAAGAGATGAACAATAAACTGGCTGAGGCTAAAGA gAGCCAGATTGAGCCCACCAGTGAATCAAGTAAGAATCGTGGTCCTATAGCCACAGAGCCAGACAAGGATCAAAGTCCCGTGGGCCCAGGGCCTCTGAAAGATCAAGGTCCTGTGATCCAAGAGCGTCCAAAAGATCAAGGCCCCATGGCTCCAGAGCCTCTGAAGGGTCAAGCTCCTGTGGTCTCGGGGCCTCCAAAGGATCTAGGTCCCATGGTCCCCACACCAGTTAAGGATCAAGATCACGGGGCCCCagagcctttaaaaaatgaaggttcTGTGGCCTCAGGCCCAGTAAAGGACCAAGCTTCCTTGGTCCCAGTGCCTCCAAGAAACCAAAGTCCTATGGTTCCAGCAGCAGTTAAGGATAAAGGTCCCATGGTACCAGAGCCTTCAAAAGATCAAGGTCCCATGGTCTCAGCACCTGTCAAGGATCAAGGTCCCATGGTCTCAGCGCCTGTCAAGGATCAAGGTCCCATGATCTCAGCACCTGTCAAGGATCAAGGTCCTATGGTTTCAGAGCATCTGAAGGATCAAAATGCTGCAGTCACCGCAGCTGTAAAAAATGAAGGTCTTGTGCTCTCTGAGCCTGTAAAGAATCAAGATTTAGTGATTCCGGAGCCAGTCAAGGATCAAGGTGGAGCGGTCCCAGAGATTCTGAAGGATCACGAGTCGGTGGCTGTGGCGCATGTAAAGAATCAAGGTCCTGTGGTCCCAGTACTAGCCAAGGATCAAGGACCTGTAGTCCCAGAGCCTCCAAAGAATCAAGATTCCGTGGTCCCTGAGCCTGTGAAGAATCAAGTTCCTATAACTCCAGTGCCTCTGAAAGATCAAGACCTTCTGGTGTCACCACCAGCAAAGGACCAAGGTCCTGTGGTTCCCGAACCTCTGAAGACTCAAGGTCCCAAGGGCCCTCAGCTGCCCACTgtctcacctccaccccctgtcATGATCCCAACTGTCCCCCATGCGGAATATATTGAGAGTTCCCCCTGA
- the MAP6 gene encoding microtubule-associated protein 6 isoform X2: MPEKVPFREPFSSAQADQLESQAKTQWKDPDLESLNEFRAWTDIKPVKPIKARPQYKPPDDKMAHETSYSAQFKGEANKPTPADNKVIDRRRIRSLYSEPFKEPPKVEKPSVQSSKPKKTSATHKPPRKAKDKQVVSGRASKKKSAEGPSATQPDDKEQSKEMNNKLAEAKESQIEPTSESSKNRGPIATEPDKDQSPVGPGPLKDQGPVIQERPKDQGPMAPEPLKGQAPVVSGPPKDLGPMVPTPVKDQDHGAPEPLKNEGSVASGPVKDQASLVPVPPRNQSPMVPAAVKDKGPMVPEPSKDQGPMVSAPVKDQGPMVSAPVKDQGPMISAPVKDQGPMVSEHLKDQNAAVTAAVKNEGLVLSEPVKNQDLVIPEPVKDQGGAVPEILKDHESVAVAHVKNQGPVVPVLAKDQGPVVPEPPKNQDSVVPEPVKNQVPITPVPLKDQDLLVSPPAKDQGPVVPEPLKTQGPKGPQLPTVSPPPPVMIPTVPHAEYIESSP, from the exons GAATGAATTCAGAGCATGGACGGACATCAAGCCTGTGAAACCGATAAAAGCCAGGCCCCAGTACAAGCCCCCAGATGATAAGATGGCTCATGAGACCAGCTACAGTGCCCAGTTCAAAGGGGAAGCCAATAAGCCGACACCAGCCGACAATAAGGTCATCGATCGCAGAAGAATACGCAGCCTCTACAGCGAACCTTTCAAGGAACCCCCAAAG GTGGAAAAACCTAGCGTTCAGAGTTCCAAACCAAAAAAGACCTCAGCGACCCATAAGCCCCCGAGGAAGGCCAAAGACAAGCAGGTGGTGTCGGGCCGGGCCTCCAAGAAAAAGAGCGCAGAGGGCCCCAGCGCCACCCAACCCGACGACAAGGAGCAAAGTAAAGAGATGAACAATAAACTGGCTGAGGCTAAAGA gAGCCAGATTGAGCCCACCAGTGAATCAAGTAAGAATCGTGGTCCTATAGCCACAGAGCCAGACAAGGATCAAAGTCCCGTGGGCCCAGGGCCTCTGAAAGATCAAGGTCCTGTGATCCAAGAGCGTCCAAAAGATCAAGGCCCCATGGCTCCAGAGCCTCTGAAGGGTCAAGCTCCTGTGGTCTCGGGGCCTCCAAAGGATCTAGGTCCCATGGTCCCCACACCAGTTAAGGATCAAGATCACGGGGCCCCagagcctttaaaaaatgaaggttcTGTGGCCTCAGGCCCAGTAAAGGACCAAGCTTCCTTGGTCCCAGTGCCTCCAAGAAACCAAAGTCCTATGGTTCCAGCAGCAGTTAAGGATAAAGGTCCCATGGTACCAGAGCCTTCAAAAGATCAAGGTCCCATGGTCTCAGCACCTGTCAAGGATCAAGGTCCCATGGTCTCAGCGCCTGTCAAGGATCAAGGTCCCATGATCTCAGCACCTGTCAAGGATCAAGGTCCTATGGTTTCAGAGCATCTGAAGGATCAAAATGCTGCAGTCACCGCAGCTGTAAAAAATGAAGGTCTTGTGCTCTCTGAGCCTGTAAAGAATCAAGATTTAGTGATTCCGGAGCCAGTCAAGGATCAAGGTGGAGCGGTCCCAGAGATTCTGAAGGATCACGAGTCGGTGGCTGTGGCGCATGTAAAGAATCAAGGTCCTGTGGTCCCAGTACTAGCCAAGGATCAAGGACCTGTAGTCCCAGAGCCTCCAAAGAATCAAGATTCCGTGGTCCCTGAGCCTGTGAAGAATCAAGTTCCTATAACTCCAGTGCCTCTGAAAGATCAAGACCTTCTGGTGTCACCACCAGCAAAGGACCAAGGTCCTGTGGTTCCCGAACCTCTGAAGACTCAAGGTCCCAAGGGCCCTCAGCTGCCCACTgtctcacctccaccccctgtcATGATCCCAACTGTCCCCCATGCGGAATATATTGAGAGTTCCCCCTGA
- the MAP6 gene encoding microtubule-associated protein 6 isoform X3: MLDPQGGAERNEFRAWTDIKPVKPIKARPQYKPPDDKMAHETSYSAQFKGEANKPTPADNKVIDRRRIRSLYSEPFKEPPKVEKPSVQSSKPKKTSATHKPPRKAKDKQVVSGRASKKKSAEGPSATQPDDKEQSKEMNNKLAEAKESQIEPTSESSKNRGPIATEPDKDQSPVGPGPLKDQGPVIQERPKDQGPMAPEPLKGQAPVVSGPPKDLGPMVPTPVKDQDHGAPEPLKNEGSVASGPVKDQASLVPVPPRNQSPMVPAAVKDKGPMVPEPSKDQGPMVSAPVKDQGPMVSAPVKDQGPMISAPVKDQGPMVSEHLKDQNAAVTAAVKNEGLVLSEPVKNQDLVIPEPVKDQGGAVPEILKDHESVAVAHVKNQGPVVPVLAKDQGPVVPEPPKNQDSVVPEPVKNQVPITPVPLKDQDLLVSPPAKDQGPVVPEPLKTQGPKGPQLPTVSPPPPVMIPTVPHAEYIESSP, translated from the exons GAATGAATTCAGAGCATGGACGGACATCAAGCCTGTGAAACCGATAAAAGCCAGGCCCCAGTACAAGCCCCCAGATGATAAGATGGCTCATGAGACCAGCTACAGTGCCCAGTTCAAAGGGGAAGCCAATAAGCCGACACCAGCCGACAATAAGGTCATCGATCGCAGAAGAATACGCAGCCTCTACAGCGAACCTTTCAAGGAACCCCCAAAG GTGGAAAAACCTAGCGTTCAGAGTTCCAAACCAAAAAAGACCTCAGCGACCCATAAGCCCCCGAGGAAGGCCAAAGACAAGCAGGTGGTGTCGGGCCGGGCCTCCAAGAAAAAGAGCGCAGAGGGCCCCAGCGCCACCCAACCCGACGACAAGGAGCAAAGTAAAGAGATGAACAATAAACTGGCTGAGGCTAAAGA gAGCCAGATTGAGCCCACCAGTGAATCAAGTAAGAATCGTGGTCCTATAGCCACAGAGCCAGACAAGGATCAAAGTCCCGTGGGCCCAGGGCCTCTGAAAGATCAAGGTCCTGTGATCCAAGAGCGTCCAAAAGATCAAGGCCCCATGGCTCCAGAGCCTCTGAAGGGTCAAGCTCCTGTGGTCTCGGGGCCTCCAAAGGATCTAGGTCCCATGGTCCCCACACCAGTTAAGGATCAAGATCACGGGGCCCCagagcctttaaaaaatgaaggttcTGTGGCCTCAGGCCCAGTAAAGGACCAAGCTTCCTTGGTCCCAGTGCCTCCAAGAAACCAAAGTCCTATGGTTCCAGCAGCAGTTAAGGATAAAGGTCCCATGGTACCAGAGCCTTCAAAAGATCAAGGTCCCATGGTCTCAGCACCTGTCAAGGATCAAGGTCCCATGGTCTCAGCGCCTGTCAAGGATCAAGGTCCCATGATCTCAGCACCTGTCAAGGATCAAGGTCCTATGGTTTCAGAGCATCTGAAGGATCAAAATGCTGCAGTCACCGCAGCTGTAAAAAATGAAGGTCTTGTGCTCTCTGAGCCTGTAAAGAATCAAGATTTAGTGATTCCGGAGCCAGTCAAGGATCAAGGTGGAGCGGTCCCAGAGATTCTGAAGGATCACGAGTCGGTGGCTGTGGCGCATGTAAAGAATCAAGGTCCTGTGGTCCCAGTACTAGCCAAGGATCAAGGACCTGTAGTCCCAGAGCCTCCAAAGAATCAAGATTCCGTGGTCCCTGAGCCTGTGAAGAATCAAGTTCCTATAACTCCAGTGCCTCTGAAAGATCAAGACCTTCTGGTGTCACCACCAGCAAAGGACCAAGGTCCTGTGGTTCCCGAACCTCTGAAGACTCAAGGTCCCAAGGGCCCTCAGCTGCCCACTgtctcacctccaccccctgtcATGATCCCAACTGTCCCCCATGCGGAATATATTGAGAGTTCCCCCTGA